The following proteins come from a genomic window of Trifolium pratense cultivar HEN17-A07 linkage group LG4, ARS_RC_1.1, whole genome shotgun sequence:
- the LOC123921919 gene encoding EPIDERMAL PATTERNING FACTOR-like protein 5 isoform X1 — translation MRKRKTHLCYNFYFFMLSIFTMMFINTSTASAIKCLDSRCTIFFKSDIDFQKTKVEIGQGMESQSKSEISIDWPRRLLGGPGSFPPRCNGKCGKCTPCRPVHVPVPPGTPVTAEYYPEAWRCKCGNKLYMP, via the exons ATG AGGAAAAGAAAAACACATCTTTGTTACAATTTCTACTTTTTCATGCTCTCAATTTTCACAATGATGTTCATCAATACTTCTACTGCTTCAGCCATTAAATGTCTAG ATTCTAGGTGTACCATATTTTTCAAATCTGATATAGATTTTCAG AAAACTAAGGTGGAAATTGGACAAGGCATGGAATCTCAATCCAAATCAGAGATTTCTATAGATTGGCCAAGAAGGTTGCTAGGTGGGCCCGGATCATTTCCACCGCGATGCAACGGCAAGTGTGGTAAATGTACACCTTGCAGACCGGTCCATGTGCCGGTGCCGCCAGGTACACCGGTGACGGCGGAGTACTATCCGGAGGCATGGAGATGCAAGTGTGGCAACAAGTTATACATGCCATGA
- the LOC123921919 gene encoding EPIDERMAL PATTERNING FACTOR-like protein 5 isoform X2, giving the protein MERKRKTHLCYNFYFFMLSIFTMMFINTSTASAIKCLDSRCTIFFKSDIDFQKTKVEIGQGMESQSKSEISIDWPRRLLGGPGSFPPRCNGKCGKCTPCRPVHVPVPPGTPVTAEYYPEAWRCKCGNKLYMP; this is encoded by the exons atgGAGAGGAAAAGAAAAACACATCTTTGTTACAATTTCTACTTTTTCATGCTCTCAATTTTCACAATGATGTTCATCAATACTTCTACTGCTTCAGCCATTAAATGTCTAG ATTCTAGGTGTACCATATTTTTCAAATCTGATATAGATTTTCAG AAAACTAAGGTGGAAATTGGACAAGGCATGGAATCTCAATCCAAATCAGAGATTTCTATAGATTGGCCAAGAAGGTTGCTAGGTGGGCCCGGATCATTTCCACCGCGATGCAACGGCAAGTGTGGTAAATGTACACCTTGCAGACCGGTCCATGTGCCGGTGCCGCCAGGTACACCGGTGACGGCGGAGTACTATCCGGAGGCATGGAGATGCAAGTGTGGCAACAAGTTATACATGCCATGA